The Ailuropoda melanoleuca isolate Jingjing unplaced genomic scaffold, ASM200744v2 unplaced-scaffold73252, whole genome shotgun sequence genome includes the window ATTGACAGAaaaatttacaaatcatatatttaataaaggaCTTACATTCAGAATGCACAAAGAACTCAAAACTCAATGATATAAGgcaatacaattttattttattttaaagattttatttatttatttatttgagacagagagagagcaagtgtacagagggagaaggggaaggagaaccagactccccacagagcagggagcccactccACCcaaggaccccgagatcacagccctagccaaaggcagatgcccaaccgaatgagccacccaggcaccccaagacaatacaattttaaaatgtgtaaaaaattgGAACAGATACTCACCACAGAAGAGgtaaatggcaaataagcacatgagcagatagtcattagggaaactcaaattaaaagcacagcgagataccactacacacctatcagaagagccaaaattaaaatgactaaCCATACCAAGTAGTGGGGAGTATATGGAGGCAGTGCAATTCTCATACACTACTAGAAGAAATATTACACAGTACAACCACTGTCAGAAAGTTTGGTGATTTCCTAAAATGTTAAACAAACACCTATCATATGCTTTTGCCATTCCCCTCTCCGTTaaaatttaaccaaaagaaatgaaagtacgCATGCATACAAAGACATGAACACAAATATTTGTGGGAGCTTTATCTGTAATAGCCTCAAATTGGAATCAACCCAAATGTCTACTAAAAGACGAATGGGTAAATAAGTTGTGGGGTACGCCCATATAATGGAATCGTATCCAGCAACAAAAGCGAATGAACCTTCACTGCCCATTCCAGGAGAAAGCCGGCTGCGCAGGGCACCTGCCTTGACCCAGCCCTCGGAAGAATCTGGCTGCGCCTGGCTACGCGGTCTCCTAGCAACCGAAAAACAAACCAGTGAAGCTGGTGGTCGCCTGGGCGCCAGAGGTACCATGGCGGACAAGAAGTGTCCGCTGGAACGAATGCCCTTGGGCATGAACTGCAAGCCCTGGTACAAAGACAggttaacttccaagtgtttccCAAAGCACCAGAACAAACTTCTGAAGTTCCCCACCTCCCTGGACAGCCGGCGGTGGATATTTGTAAAAGAGGGCCTGGACGACTTCAGGAGGGGATGTCCACCTTGTGAAGATCTGATCACTCGCGGCCCTAAGGAAGGCTTTCTTCCCATGATTGCTCGCAGAGTTCCCAAACCTGCCcccacaaagaaacagaaaaagctgACCAAGGAAGCAGGCCTGTTTTCCACACTGTTGCCAGCCCAGCTAGCACGGAGGGCGTTCGTAGAGGACATCGAAGCCCACCTGACCAAGCATCCCTTGGCTCTCTACCCAAGTCTGGAGAAAGATCTACCTCCAGACCTCTTATTAAAGGTGCTGGAAGTTCTCGATCCTGACAAGAAGCTGAAGGACACGTGGGCTTATTGCCAGAACACCGAGAAAAGAACGAAGTCCCCCACAAAGCTTAGGGAGAAACGTCCTGCCAAAGTCAACCTGGAACTTCCCAAGAAGACTCCCGGGTCACATCCAGACAAGTTGCCTCATGAAGAAAGGAAGTCAAGCACAAAGGATTTGCTCGAAAGTCCTCCCCTTCCTAGAAAAATACCGAGAGGAATCCGTAAATTCTGCGAATGGGTTGCTACTTTTGGAGACTTGGGCATTGATGAAGAGCTCATCATGAAACAGCTTGACATTGGTATTGACTGCAAACCAACCTATGACAAGAGCCACACGAAGAAAATAAACCAGGTTGCTTTGGACCTAAAGTACAGAACAGGGATAGATAAAATGGAGGATCTAAAATTCTCCATGTACTGGGAGAACTGGGAGAGGAAACTACAGACACCACGGAATCCGTATAAACCCAACTGGGTGAAGATGAGGTATGGAGCATGGTACTTGAAGCCCAAGTTGTGGAAAAAGC containing:
- the LOC117800610 gene encoding protein FAM47E-like, which encodes MADKKCPLERMPLGMNCKPWYKDRLTSKCFPKHQNKLLKFPTSLDSRRWIFVKEGLDDFRRGCPPCEDLITRGPKEGFLPMIARRVPKPAPTKKQKKLTKEAGLFSTLLPAQLARRAFVEDIEAHLTKHPLALYPSLEKDLPPDLLLKVLEVLDPDKKLKDTWAYCQNTEKRTKSPTKLREKRPAKVNLELPKKTPGSHPDKLPHEERKSSTKDLLESPPLPRKIPRGIRKFCEWVATFGDLGIDEELIMKQLDIGIDCKPTYDKSHTKKINQVALDLKYRTGIDKMEDLKFSMYWENWERKLQTPRNPYKPNWVKMRYGAWYLKPKLWKKLINDEPLIDPKVLLGQDGRYGKNFPEQDILEDLYGTIAFKDFILSKGYRMPGCIEKLFTRKGWKYDSVRTPIHK